A single window of Nicotiana tomentosiformis chromosome 1, ASM39032v3, whole genome shotgun sequence DNA harbors:
- the LOC138896526 gene encoding uncharacterized protein — protein MGSLSYLHPEKRVIAHEIHQLASVGVRLLDSGDTGIIIQDTATSSLVTKVKEHQYEDPVLAHYIYTTPLKEKTPFEITRDGVLRYRGRLCVPNVTGLRRQVKIEHQKPRGLLQAMEVPIWKWEVINMDFIRSLVYSEFLEVFPKRIGDSDFRGSWDDHLSLIEFAYNNNSHSSIQMAPYEALYGRRCRSPIGWVDVGETTLVGPELVEDWVFLKVSPMKGVMRFGKKGKLSPLYIGPYKIIRKVGQVTEQLSYEKTLIAILDRQVQRLRTKDVASVKVLWRNNNVEEMTWEAEEDMKSRYPHLFPLPEKDLTETSQP, from the exons atgggtagcctgtcatatttacatcCAGAGAAAAGGgtaatagcccatgagattcatcagctagctagtgtTGGAGTTCGATTGTTGGATTCAGGTGATACTGGAATTATtattcaggacacggcaacatcctctttagtaactaaagtgaaggaacaccagtatgaggatcctgtgttagctcATTATATATATACAACCCCTctgaaggagaagacaccatttgaaattaCAAGAGATGGGGTCCTtagatatcgaggacgattatgtgtccctaatgttacAGGGCTACGCCgtcag gtcaagattgagcatcaaaaaccccgtggattattgcaggctatggaGGTTCCGAtttggaagtgggaagtaatcaatatggatttcatt AGGAGCTTAGTTTACAGTGAATTTCTGGAGGTctttccaaaaaggattggggactcag acttcaggggAAGCTGGGATGATCACCTgtcacttattgagttcgcatataataataactctcattccagtattcagatggctccatacgaagctctttatggacgaaggtgtaggtcgcctataggatGGGTCGATGTTGGAGAAACtacgttagtaggaccagaattg gttgaggattgggtattcctaaaggtatcaccgatgaaaggcgtaatgaggttcggaaagaaagggAAACTTAGCCCTctgtacattggaccatataagatcatacgcaaggtaggccag GTCACAGAACAACTATCATATGAGAAAACtctcattgctatactagatagacaggttcagAGATTaaggactaaagacgtagcttcggtgaaagtactttggagaaacaacaatgtggaagaaatgacttgggaagctgaagaagacatgaagtctagatatcctcacttatttCCTCTTCCAGAGAAGGATTTGAcggagacatcacagccttaa